A window of Mucilaginibacter paludis DSM 18603 contains these coding sequences:
- a CDS encoding ROK family transcriptional regulator produces the protein MTFFEEFNSDNLSGVAYKNLTLKKAVIAFFAMTGNSTIADLCKELNLSAPKVNNLLNDLIADGLVKDYGKMESTGGRKPNIYGLIPESGFFLGVDVKQNHINIGLTDLQKKMVKITEGQPYSLKNSHESLQELCQLIKDFISNSSINKDKILGIGLNLSGRINYATGYSYSFFHFNEEPLSKVVENYIGIKVFLENDSRAMAYGEFTTGIVHHEKNVLFLNLDYGLGMGIMINSQLYYGKSGFAGEFGHMPIFNNEILCHCGKKGCLETEASGWALTRLFKEKLTEGSSSILSNRPLNEIQLSDIIEAAGKDDVLAIELIAEIGEKLGRGIALLINIFNPELVILGGSLADTGEYIRLPIKSAINKYSLSLVNNDTMLKVSKLGEQAGIIGACLMVRNRLLTNTMSL, from the coding sequence ATGACCTTTTTCGAGGAGTTTAACAGTGATAATTTATCGGGGGTTGCTTACAAAAACCTCACCCTGAAAAAGGCGGTTATCGCTTTTTTTGCCATGACAGGCAACAGCACCATTGCCGACCTATGTAAAGAACTTAACCTGAGCGCACCCAAAGTCAATAATTTACTGAATGATTTGATTGCCGACGGCCTTGTTAAAGATTACGGCAAAATGGAATCAACAGGAGGGAGAAAACCTAATATTTACGGATTGATACCCGAGTCCGGCTTTTTTTTAGGGGTGGATGTCAAGCAAAACCATATCAACATCGGTTTAACGGACCTGCAGAAAAAAATGGTTAAAATTACCGAAGGGCAACCCTATTCGTTAAAAAACAGCCATGAATCGTTACAGGAACTTTGCCAGCTGATTAAGGATTTTATCAGCAACTCATCCATCAATAAAGATAAAATATTAGGAATCGGCCTTAACCTCTCCGGGCGCATCAACTATGCCACAGGCTATAGCTATAGCTTTTTCCATTTCAATGAAGAACCGTTAAGCAAGGTTGTAGAAAATTATATCGGCATTAAAGTTTTTTTGGAGAACGATTCGCGCGCGATGGCTTACGGCGAGTTTACTACCGGCATTGTACATCACGAAAAAAATGTATTGTTCCTTAACCTGGATTATGGGTTGGGGATGGGCATCATGATCAACAGCCAGCTTTATTATGGCAAATCGGGTTTCGCCGGCGAATTTGGGCACATGCCGATTTTTAATAACGAGATACTTTGCCATTGCGGCAAAAAGGGCTGCCTTGAAACCGAAGCATCGGGATGGGCGCTCACCCGGCTTTTCAAAGAAAAACTTACCGAGGGCTCATCGTCAATTTTATCAAACCGTCCCCTGAACGAAATTCAGCTGAGCGATATTATTGAAGCCGCCGGGAAAGATGATGTGCTGGCCATTGAACTAATTGCCGAAATAGGCGAGAAACTCGGACGCGGAATTGCCCTGCTGATCAATATCTTTAATCCGGAGCTCGTCATTTTAGGGGGCAGCTTAGCCGATACCGGCGAATACATTCGCCTGCCTATTAAAAGCGCTATCAATAAATACTCGCTAAGTTTGGTTAATAACGATACCATGCTCAAAGTATCAAAGCTTGGCGAGCAAGCCGGCATTATTGGTGCCTGCCTGATGGTAAGAAACCGGTTGTTAACCAATACCATGAGTTTATAA
- a CDS encoding alpha/beta hydrolase yields the protein MRYLFTLLLLLTCKQMFAQETMVIHSPNLRANDTVWVYKPADYKPNEACPVVYLLHGHSGNYKSWSGLVNLQALANLYHFLIVCPDGLKKSWYINSPNKDSTQYEDFFIRELMPAVAKKFAVQPQNIFITGNSMGGYGAMYLFLRHPDLFKSAGSTSGVLNLRYSAFHKTTIAYLLGAYSESNSLFDSYSPVNLLQNIAGKNKTFIFDTGTEDYLYITSKKFREKCDELKLKATYIAQPGAHTGSYWTKSIPQHFSFFSNLVNAK from the coding sequence ATGAGATACTTATTTACCCTGCTGTTGTTGTTAACCTGTAAGCAAATGTTTGCTCAGGAAACGATGGTTATCCATTCGCCTAATTTAAGGGCAAACGATACGGTATGGGTTTATAAACCTGCTGATTATAAACCCAATGAAGCCTGTCCGGTAGTTTATTTATTGCACGGGCATTCGGGCAATTATAAGTCGTGGAGCGGGTTGGTTAACTTGCAGGCCCTGGCCAATCTGTATCACTTTTTAATTGTTTGCCCCGACGGGTTGAAGAAAAGCTGGTATATTAATTCTCCAAACAAGGATAGTACGCAATACGAAGATTTTTTTATCAGGGAACTGATGCCTGCCGTTGCCAAAAAATTTGCCGTGCAGCCGCAAAATATTTTTATTACCGGGAACAGTATGGGCGGTTACGGTGCCATGTATTTGTTTCTGCGCCATCCGGATCTGTTTAAAAGCGCAGGTAGTACGTCTGGAGTACTTAATTTGCGTTACTCGGCCTTCCATAAAACTACAATTGCGTATTTGCTGGGTGCTTACAGCGAAAGTAACTCGTTGTTTGACAGCTATTCGCCGGTTAACCTGTTGCAGAATATTGCCGGGAAAAACAAAACCTTCATTTTTGATACCGGTACCGAAGATTACCTGTACATCACCAGCAAAAAGTTTCGCGAAAAGTGCGATGAGTTAAAACTCAAAGCCACCTACATAGCCCAGCCGGGTGCCCATACCGGCAGTTACTGGACAAAAAGCATCCCGCAGCATTTTAGCTTTTTTTCAAACCTCGTCAATGCAAAATAA